AGAGATAAACAACGTCTGACAACTTTGCTAATAAAAATGTCGTTTAGAATTCGTTTGATCATACATCTTTACAGAAGTAATTCAACGAGTTACTACAAAATTGCTAACGTTCCTAGCTGATCAAACAAGTAAATTATGTCCAATATACAAATGTTACTCCACTCCTAGTTAGCAAATTAACCTTTCTTTATCTTGTCCAAAATTCAAATCATTTTTCAAGTTCATGATGAGACAACACAGATACCTTAAATTGAAATGCTGTTAGTCTGTTACAATCCTTGTACATGCAGATTTGAATGAGTGTTCATTtcagagaaagaaaaaaagatgaCGGATACACTCATACTAATCGACTTGGCTAACTAGATTATTGCAAAAACTTGATCATGTAAAATTACTAGTACAACAATACCTATCAGTAAATTATTAGCAGTGACTAACCAAATGGGAGGACAAAAGCACAGAACCCTCTTCCTTCAGAGCTCAAATTATAGCTAGCTAATCTAAACAAAGATTTTAGTACTAAACCCTATACATTTACGGATTTACCCCCTTTTTTACCTTTGAAAAAAGGCCTGTAATGCGCCTGAAGCAATGGAATCCAAGATCCATGTATGAGCAATTACTTGAGAACCAGTTTCCAAAGCCAGTTTCTCTACCACTAACTGTCGTTGTACGACCCCGTTAACTTCTCCTGTTGAATCGTCATTGTAAACTAGTATTGTTGTTGATGGATGACATGGTTTATCGTTAGATCTTTGCAGTTGTGCTTCACTTTCAAGGATGGTACCTCCTGCTGCTACTATCAGATTTTGCAAGTCATTTTTGTATGTTTCCACAAACCCAGCCATGAAAAAGAATTTCAAGCTACTGAAAAGCTTCGGTGCCTGTCAACAGAACATCACTTAATTGGATGTGGTTTATGGAATACAAACTACTCGTACTTTTTAGCTTAAATCTTACTTCGTGGTGGAGTATATATTTTGCTAAATGACAATTCAAAAGTAATCATTATATAATACAATATATGCAAAAGTAACTTCAGTAGTATGCAGAAATTATTGGATTTTCAGGTCAGATTAAATAAACCAACCATTTTGcaagaaaaggaaaataattcTTAAGGTCACAAAACAGTTCCTGAGAGAAGAGAGGGACTTACATTATCCAAAACCCTGAGTCTGCCAGTTTTGGGGCCATCACAGCAGCCATGATTGTCAAAGATAATCTCATAAGGTTCTTCGTCTACAGGACATTTTGATTGCATGCATGCTTCAATCCCTGCACAAACCAAACCACAGCACTGTTACTAGATTATTTAGAAAGTCTTCGTTTTATGCTAGAGTTAAGGAGATCATAGTTTGCTAACACCACATCATTAGATTGATCACACAAGAGTTTGATCATTAGATTGATCACACAAGAGTTTGATCATTAGATTGATCATCCAAGTCCATGTCCATAAAGCCTCATGCAATCAAAACAAAGACTTACTGCAAAAAGTAAGAGGAATAGAGGGAACTTACAATCAATACTAAGTATCCATCTACCATTAAGAATGCCCATGAGAACTTTCAGTGTTCTACTGCAAGCCCCATTTGCATCTGTTGCCGCAATCACATGAGTAACATCTGGGTTCCATGCCTTTGTCACTGTTGCTCCACATGAGCTTGCAAACTTCACCAGCTTATACTGCATGAACAGGTTGAATGGAACATGTTACAAAGTTTGATCAATTAAAAGAAATATTAGGCTGTGCAAATAAGATAAAGCGCAATAGATTAGGTTTCCTTCCCGTCACATAATTCATGAGCAGAGGACAATTTGCTATTAACTCTAAGAAACAAAGGAAAAGATTGAGAGCATGTATATGTTGTTAAACACAAACCTTCTCATCCGCAGAAAGGGCAGATCCGCATAGAACCCAATTCTTGGCTCCAGTAGATGATTTAGCCCAAAAATCAGTGTCACACACGCTTTTCTTCTCAACAACTCTGAAAGCCAAATGTAAAAAAATGATGAACTATATCTAAAAGTTGCATGTATTAGGTAGAGACCAATTGAGGTTTCAAATATCTTCaaaatttgataaaaaaaatacccaGGTAAAAGTGCATCAATGGACTAATAACAAaactgaattttcagattctttCAACAGATAGACTAATTCATATATGATATGGAGTATATTGAGTATTCAAACAGGTACAcaaattatttttgttattatCGACATGATGATGTACATTATTTGTGATTGTGACTGAATGTAGATCTCAGAGGCATAAGTGAATATTTTGCCCGTGCATTTTGCAGACAAGATGGACATTCAACaggaaggaaaaaaaattaggttCACCCAAGCCTATTCACATATCTTTAGAAGCCAAATTTCCAAAGTATTTCAAGATAATGCTCACGGACAAAATTCATACATTTTTGCTGACGAACACTTTTTTACAGCAGGCTTTTTGAACTTCTCACTCGGAAATTTGTTGGAAACATGAGCAGGACAGAGCATTAGGTAATCATCCTACAAAACAAACGTGAGTAATTAGCCTCTGTTTCCTTTCTTTCTCTTTATTGGTAATAGAAGCAATTATGTTATATACAAAATATGCAAGGACAACTCACCATATCCCATCTGCATCCTGTAACTTCATACGCACAAGGAACATGATAACTTCTCCGGCAGGATTTTGCAAAACAGCCAAGGGCAGCTCCCTTGACCCCACAGCTGGTGCACTTAAGTTTTCCTGCTCTGGCAAGTTCTTTATCCAAATTTTTCATTGTAGTGTCATTCTCATAATAAATTTGAGGTGCCCTGCAGTCACAGATAATTATGGCTATGTTATGTTTACTGACATgtatttaaaatcattttgattcAGCAGGTGGTCAGCAAAGCATAACTTGTGTGAACCGAGAGCATATCCAGGCAATATAGCTACATTAATAAAACTACTCTGTATGATTTTTATGCACAAGTGACTAAGCATCATCGTAAAGCCACAAAAGTGTTCTGATTCATGACAAGACAAGCTCAAGGTATGCTCACCAGAGGAGCGTAATAACAAACATCACCAAACAAATTCATTTCTTTATGTGTTATTAGGCTTCTTGGAAAGTCAAGCACGTTGTAAATTAAGGAGGATTATTCAGCCTTCTTGCTAATAAATTTTGACTTCCAAATCTGTAATGTTTAGTTATTTTTACTAATATCAAAATCAAGATTGATCTGATGGTCAGACAAACTAATTATCTAA
This Spinacia oleracea cultivar Varoflay chromosome 6, BTI_SOV_V1, whole genome shotgun sequence DNA region includes the following protein-coding sequences:
- the LOC110787069 gene encoding BRCA1-associated RING domain protein 1, yielding MAESQTHAHFLNPWVLHLQKLELELKCSLCLKVYNKPILLPCNHIFCSSCVPKSNLFGGLDCPLCKISYFEQDLRQAPFVQNVVNIYRSMKASTHMLNPDLGRVKSEIPNQIAKKQIDCSPPGNSNSGTCGNVEQHEDVDVDVNQIESSSQDSPPSSGISKGVDVDSRDPGSSYDTAGKLPSKKSSKRNADDFKTKDNSHDQSGKKQKQFLSQCLPQLRQGSTSSLAADLQNAASAGSEMANTGNDPGNQQAVESDSASLINFFCAFCQSWKITEGSGPMQHFDKGRQVFGSEAGRSSVLHVHQSCIEWAPQIYYENDTTMKNLDKELARAGKLKCTSCGVKGAALGCFAKSCRRSYHVPCAYEVTGCRWDMDDYLMLCPAHVSNKFPSEKFKKPAVKKCSSAKIVVEKKSVCDTDFWAKSSTGAKNWVLCGSALSADEKYKLVKFASSCGATVTKAWNPDVTHVIAATDANGACSRTLKVLMGILNGRWILSIDWIEACMQSKCPVDEEPYEIIFDNHGCCDGPKTGRLRVLDNAPKLFSSLKFFFMAGFVETYKNDLQNLIVAAGGTILESEAQLQRSNDKPCHPSTTILVYNDDSTGEVNGVVQRQLVVEKLALETGSQVIAHTWILDSIASGALQAFFQR